GTAAACACCGTCACGCAGGACGGTCCGCGGGAAATCTTAGAGGAGGCCCACGTCTACCTCGACGAACTCGAGGCCGAGGGCGAAATCTAGGGTTCGTAGCGGCTCGGGTGAAAAGGAGAGACCGCAGCGGCGAGAGCCCCTGGTCTTGGCTGACTTACGCCCGCTCGACGACGACCGTATCAGCGGCGAGGTCGCCGACGCGCTGGCTCCTGTCGGTGACGAACATCAGGACGATCCCGATGAGGTACATGAACGGCAGCTGGTCGACGATCAGCAACAGGTTACGGATCACCGACGAACCGACGGTACACGGCGAGCCGTCCGACTTGACGACGACCAGCCCCATCGCGTACTTCCCCGGCGTGTAGCCGTAGAGCCCCTCGAGTAAGAACACGTACAC
Above is a genomic segment from Natrononativus amylolyticus containing:
- a CDS encoding RDD family protein, whose amino-acid sequence is MDKHPAPRKGTEGDAVLKRFVAFILDSIILMVISVAIILPGALIGETVAALFALVAVVVSLVYVFLLEGLYGYTPGKYAMGLVVVKSDGSPCTVGSSVIRNLLLIVDQLPFMYLIGIVLMFVTDRSQRVGDLAADTVVVERA